In Syntrophaceae bacterium, the sequence GCCATCTACAAGGGGCGTGTCATCGGATCCATGGGCGACATTGCCTGCTTCAGCTTTTATCCGGGAAAGAATCTGGGCGCCTATGGGGATGGGGGGGCCATTGTCACAAACAACGATGCCTGGGCAGAGAAGGCAAGGATGATCGCCAACCACGGCCGCGCCGGTAAATACGACCATGAACTGGAGGGGGTCAACAGCCGCCTCGATGGTATCCAGGCAGCTATCCTGGAAGCCAAGCTGAAGCACCTGCCGGCATGGAGCGAAGCACGCAGGAGAAACGCCTATTGCTATAACAAGTATCTTGCCGACGCCGGCGTGGTTATACCGCAGGAAATAGACGACGTGACGGCCGTCTATCATCTCTATGTGGTTCGGGTGCAAAAGGGATCGCGCCAGAAGCTCCAGGAACACCTGCAGAGCAAGGGCATTGCATCGGGCATTCATTATCCCATTGCTCTTCCAAATCTGCAGGCTTATGCGTATCTCGGCCACCAAGAAAGCGACTTTCCCGAGGCCACGAAGGCCTCCCAGGAGATCGTTTCACTGCCGATGTTCCCGGAGCTCACAGAAAGCCAGATCCAGTATATCGCCCAAGCAATCAAGGAATTTGCTTAAATATGTGGGATGACCCTCCGGCACGATTGTCAAATCGTGCCGGAGGGCTTTGAAGGCTTCATGCTTTTTGAATATGGAATTACTTATGTTTTTTGCTTGAAAAGTATGATAAATTCCGTCAACCTTGTAAGGCACCGGTATAAAAAGAAACAGTACTGATGGATTCAATTCGACGGGAGGGAGCACTTATGGAGAAAAAATTCGGAAAAGGTTTGATCGGGCTGGTCGCTTTTCTGGCCGCAGTGTTGTGTATGGGAAGCTTGGCCTATGCAGCCGATTATGATGACAAGGACTTTTCGTTGCGGTTCCCGGCCGCACTGAGCCGTTTCTCTTCATACGCAGATGTAGCCGCAACAGGCGGTGCATCGGCCGGAAGCAAGTGGCAGTCATCCTCAAATCCGGCCGCGCTTGCCTGGCAAAGCCTGACGGGGACCTATCGTGTGTCATTGAACCCGCAGTATTCAGCCATCATGTTTAAAGAAGGCACGAATCTGCATGTCATAACGGGATCTGTTACCAAGGAGTTAGAAAAATATGGGACCCTTCAATTTGCTTATGCAAAGGCCAGAAGCAATGGTGATGATACGAAGCAAGGTATTGGGTTTCACTACGACATGAACTATGTCCAGCTTCAATACGGGAAGCGTTTTTCGGAAGATTTTGCGTTAGGGGCAGGTTTCAATTATTCGTCGTCGGAAGTCGATAACAAGTACGGTGTTTTGAGGCTCGCAAATTCAACAAGTGACACCTATGGTGTTAGAATCGGTGGTCTTTATCGCATTGCGGGAAATCTCCTTGGAGGCTTGGTTGTTGATTATTCATCATCACCGTCATCAACAAAGTATTACGATACAACCGGCTTATTCGGACCTGTTTATATACAGGTAAATGATACGACAAAACAGTTCACCCTTCGTGTCGGCCCTTCGTATGAGTACATGAAGGATTCCACTGTCAGTCTTGATTATCAGTATGGCTTGTTCAAAAACGACACGGGCAACATGGAAGCTCATCGCGTCTATGCGGGAATCGACCATCGGATCGTGGATGCATTGTTTATCCGTGGCGGTATTGCATTCGATCGCAACGGTTTTACGGGCTGGACCTGCGGACTGGGCATATATCCGACCAAGCAGATCAGCATCGATCTGGGGTATCAATACAACATGTACCCTGAATTGGAGTCTGAATTTGGCCGGTCGCATGCTCTGGTCATATCGCTGGGGGTGTCGTTCTAACCAGACCTCAGAACGCGTAAGGCACAGCAACCTACAAAAAAGCCTCCTGTGCTGTCAGCCATAGCAGGTTGACAGCCAGGAGGCTTTTTCGTCTCTTCGATATCATCTCATTTGATTCATGATAATCGGGAGTCGGATTGTATCAGTGTTATCTCATGTTAGCGTATTTCAAGGCTTTTTGATAAACAGGATTTTTCCTGTAACCTCCATAGGCTATATCGGACATTGTAAGTCCATAGTAAAGACAATTTGCCTCGATCAGGACAGGTCCGGCAGGACCGACTGCCACATCCCATCCAATCAATGCCGGCGGCAGCGATTCCGCAGCCCGTGTGACGGTTTGTTTAACCTCATTAAAAAACGGGATCTGAAAGCCTTTGAAAAGAATGCCATTCAAAGGATTGGCTATGAACGTTCCAAATACCCTGGACCCATGAAAGAAGTTTTGAGCTTTTTCTTTGAGATATCCATTGTCCAAGTGGATACCTACGAAAACTCCGCCTGCTGAAACGGCGTCTATATAATTCCCCCCGCCACCCACGCGTAGCAATGCTGAAATGATCTCCGCCTTGTTGTGCGGCGCTCTGAACGTGTCTATCCGCATGGTATTCAAAGATGTTGGGTTAAGTCTGGACAACTCGGGATGCTGAAAGACAACCTGCTGATAGACGTAGCTGTTTTTACTGACTGAAGAATATAGCCGTTCTATATCTAGAGTTGTGTTCAACTGCTCGCGATTGACCCTAAAAGCTCCTACACCTTGAGTCCCGAGCATGGGTTTTAGAAAAATATCCTCGATTCTCCCGTTTGCCATAATATGGTTGAGCGACTCTTTCATCGATTGTGGCGAGGATAAATCGTTGATGCTCCAAGTCTCAGCTTCTTTAATATGCATTTTATCCAATAGATTATAACCAAGAAGGCGAGGCACAGGAAAACCGTTACGTTCGAAATGTTCCATAAATGACAACTTATTGGTTATGAAGTAACCAAGTTTCGGGTTGTTGATCCTGTCCTGTACTTCAATTGCCTCTCTCTTGGAAACGTAATCTAAGAAATTGTGAACATCACGTCGATACATGAAACTGGTGAGGTAATGCAATGCTATGCATCTTTTCGAAATAGTGCACAAGAGAAACTCCGAACACATTTGCTGCAGGTCTTTTCGCTCCGGATCGGAGAATACCATCCCGAGATAGCGAAAATTATTGAGCATCTTTCTCGTTAATCCTTTTATTTTCAACATGAATCGAGGAACCCCCCAACAGGATTAAAACCAGAATTTCAAATACGGCGGTTTTCTGATGAGATGAACAATTTCTTGGTAATTATGAACAATTCTGCAATCAGCCTTGTTTAAAAGATGTCTATGGACCTGAACGGCGGAAAAATATTTAATAAAAAAAGGATTATCCATAAGTTGGTTCACGTTAATTCACGGTTTCCGCATCTGCAATTCTCAGGGCACGATCAAAGACATCCACAGCCCAATCAATTTCATCCTTGGTAATGGTCAGAGGAGGAGCCATCATAATCACACTAGCTACGCCTGGCAGACAGTAAATACCCTCCTTCATCGCCTCAGCCAAAACCTTCAGCTTGGCTGTCGGTTGCCTTGGTCCCTCGACCAAGCTATCATGCAAAGGTTCTTTTGTGCGGAG encodes:
- a CDS encoding outer membrane beta-barrel protein — translated: MEKKFGKGLIGLVAFLAAVLCMGSLAYAADYDDKDFSLRFPAALSRFSSYADVAATGGASAGSKWQSSSNPAALAWQSLTGTYRVSLNPQYSAIMFKEGTNLHVITGSVTKELEKYGTLQFAYAKARSNGDDTKQGIGFHYDMNYVQLQYGKRFSEDFALGAGFNYSSSEVDNKYGVLRLANSTSDTYGVRIGGLYRIAGNLLGGLVVDYSSSPSSTKYYDTTGLFGPVYIQVNDTTKQFTLRVGPSYEYMKDSTVSLDYQYGLFKNDTGNMEAHRVYAGIDHRIVDALFIRGGIAFDRNGFTGWTCGLGIYPTKQISIDLGYQYNMYPELESEFGRSHALVISLGVSF
- a CDS encoding DegT/DnrJ/EryC1/StrS family aminotransferase; this encodes MNIPFVDLKSQYNSIKEEIDQAITAVISKTAFVGGPFLQSFEEAFAKFCNVKNGIGVANGTDALYIALRTLGIGKGDEVITVANSFIATSEAITAAGAKVVFVDINPKTYNIDTNKIEEKITPKTKAIIPVHLYGQPADMDPILDLAKKYNLKVVEDAAQAHGAIYKGRVIGSMGDIACFSFYPGKNLGAYGDGGAIVTNNDAWAEKARMIANHGRAGKYDHELEGVNSRLDGIQAAILEAKLKHLPAWSEARRRNAYCYNKYLADAGVVIPQEIDDVTAVYHLYVVRVQKGSRQKLQEHLQSKGIASGIHYPIALPNLQAYAYLGHQESDFPEATKASQEIVSLPMFPELTESQIQYIAQAIKEFA